In Eriocheir sinensis breed Jianghai 21 chromosome 52, ASM2467909v1, whole genome shotgun sequence, one genomic interval encodes:
- the LOC126982895 gene encoding neurofilament heavy polypeptide-like isoform X4: MNNNNEDTEPPHLLPCLTATRPRPPRSHKPSNCRVEEAEGEERREEMEGTQRNEEEDGVGDDKEGEEDGVPASCSLEDEGDDGVFNGAEACGTSTNGEEPQTKDRRNSPLGPSSPCGPLRLLLPPPALSPPSPAIPTSPPGPSSPLSSFMASSLPLRPSSATERHPSSSSSSSSSSSSSSNSFSSSYPFSPASISQRRRSTSSSSSSSSTSAYGAGLALSSPACNTGEDDHESTFIFPPKISRLGSIYSNLGRSCSDPDSPSAERDKNSRRSLQKDLPPGGEEKTVSPEGLHEGIPQGETSPYKEQQTEVRESESDETKTGEERGMLRPSSHSARILPRPTGMSGTQAELEQPQSRPNETAAEDVIESETNVINENQTSRLNLETEETDGNAVIKITDPWPARPKDDTGKEEDIKKIPPAKPPRLGNKARNSEGAASSNEDQVQYRTTNKEQDISLKKSASLNNILESSIEGSPEVKGARFTENSAEGVRVSAGILETPLPRFWRGKERTRHIGKLKEFKTAKAKLLSRKPPIAPHHEHQKLIRNASSSRITFRDSEAQVSLSSSAAAATKTEPQAKSGHESQPPNKPPRKILKDTLGSGSIERTQAICEPHGAALNFYCAKCRVVVCRDCTVVAHSQTQNHKVLDTLDALATLRSEAVALLRHYTILSTMHATLKDIYHKFASQHPEMDTEAIGHRLEEGRYLAEVVKDVEDVVSSWTNIFEIRQQLGQWEARQQDWGDLVFLASRCALLADMHVPSDTVYLKMGNWVMPTHWIQLSHLLQPYLGAGTTSKTSSNTTAITSSSSSSSSSPSPSSMQPSGKTHRKVLESPSPKPRRSASPFGAASNTGGTDQPFPFNARQVVLSNLVPYIILNPVIRYFVHVEGPREVEVTLVVMPVEEHAEDYLKRRRNNATKSPALLRRSHYRPQIDAITMVEQQMTCGAVKTRITASAMSVCPSAAPAIVKVSFSDVKVVSDGHGLPAAKGGLKRGDVIVDQNASGKAMLTVVVRDIGDFPALRLGRVTSGMDGLICLVTTEDSRRVESSGLRAKFKATVKREEEAVYNVVFGMNL, from the exons atgaacaacaacaatgaag ACACAGAGCCTCCCCACCTGCTTCCCTGCTTGACGGCGACGCGACCACGCCCACCCAGGAGCCACAAGCCCTCCAactgcag agtggaggaagcagagggagaagagaggcgggaggagatggaggggacgcagaggaacgaggaggaggatggcgtaGGGGACgacaaagaaggggaggaggatggtgtACCTGCTTCCTGCTCGCTAGAGGAcgagggtgatgatggtgttttcaACGGAGCCGAGGCATG CGGAACCTCCACGAACGGCGAAGAGCCACAGACGAAGGACCGCCGGAACTCTCCCCTCGGCCCATCCTCCCCATGTGGCCCGCTGCgtctcctcctcccgccccctgCCCTTAGTCCCCCCTCTCCCGCTattcccacctctcctcctggacCTTCATCTCCCCTCAGCTCCTTCATGGCCTCTTCTTTACCTTTACGTCCTTCCTCAGCCACAGAGcgacacccttcctcctcctcctcttcctcctcttcctcctcctcctcctccaactccttctcttcatcctatcCTTTCAGTCCCGCCTCGATCTCACAACGACGTCgtagcacttcctcctcctcctcctcctcctccacctcggcgTATGGCGCAGGGCTGGCTCTTTCCTCCCCTGCGTGCAACACTGGCGAGGACGACCATGAAAGTACATTCATATTCCCGCCTAAGATTTCCCGCCTCGGCAGCATCTACAGCAACCTCGGCCGCTCCTGCAGCGACCCCGACTCCCCCAGTGCGGAGAGAGATAAGAATTCTCGCAGGAGTTTGCAAAAAGATTTGCCTCCAGGCGGTGAGGAGAAAACTGTTTCTCCTGAGGGTTTACATGAAGGAATACCTCAGGGCGAGACATCTCCGTATAAGGAACAACAGACAGAGGTTAGAGAGTCTGAGTCGGACGAGACAAAGACAGGCGAGGAGAGAGGCATGCTGCGACCCTCCTCTCATTCCGCCAGGATCCTGCCTAGACCTACGGGGATGAGCGGGACTCAAGCTGAGCTGGAGCAGCCCCAATCAAGACCCAACGAGACTGCTGCGGAGGATGTCATAGAAAGCGAGACCAACGTAATAAACGAAAACCAAACCTCCAGGTTGAATCTTGAGACGGAAGAGACAGATGGAAACGCGGTGATCAAAATAACGGATCCTTGGCCCGCCAGACCCAAGGATGATACGGGCAAGGAAGAGGACATAAAGAAGATTCCCCCTGCGAAGCCCCCGAGATTAGGAAACAAAGCAAGGAATAGCGAGGGTGCGGCGAGTAGCAATGAGGACCAAGTGCAGTACAGAACCACAAACAAGGAACAAGACATTAGCCTGAAGAAAAGCGCTTCCCTGAACAATATCCTTGAGAGCAGTATTGAGGGGTCTCCGGAGGTCAAGGGCGCGAGGTTTACAGAAAATTCTGCGGAAGGGGTCAGGGTCAGTGCAGGGATTCTGGAGACTCCACTACCGAGGTTCTGGAGGGGCAAGGAGAGGACGAGACACATCGGGAAACTAAAGGAGTTCAAGACAGCCAAGGCCAAGCTGCTGTCCAGAAAGCCTCCCATTGCCCCGCACCACGAGCATCAGAAAC TGATTCGCAACGCCAGTTCGTCGAGGATCACGTTCAGGGACTCGGAGGCGCAggtatcattatcatcgtcagcagcagcagcgacgaaAACAGAACCTCAGGCTAAGAGTGGGCACG AGAGTCAGCCGCCCAACAAGCCTCCGAGGAAGATTCTTAAGGACACTCTTGGCTCCGGATCAATCGAAAGGACCCAGGCGATATGCg AGCCCCACGGTGCCGCACTCAACTTTTACTGCGCCAAGTGCCGCGTGGTGGTGTGTCGCGACTGCACGGTGGTGGCGCACAGTCAGACTCAAAACCACAAGGTCCTCGACACCCTGGACGCCCTGGCCACCCTGCGCTCCGAGGCCGTGGCGCTCCTGAGGCACTACACCATCTTGAGCACCATGCACGCCACGCTCAAGGACATCTACCACAAGTTTGcgtcgcag CACCCGGAGATGGACACGGAGGCGATAGGTCATCGGCTGGAGGAGGGGCGGTACCTGGCGGAGGTGGTGAAGGATGTGGAGGACGTGGTGAGCAGCTGGACCAACATCTTCGAGATCAGGCAACAGCTGGGCCAGTGGGAGGCGCGGCAGCAGGACTGGGGCGACCTGGTGTTCCTGGCGTCCCGCTGCGCCCTGCTGGCTGACATGCACGTTCCCTCAGACACGGTGTATCTCAA GATGGGAAACTGGGTGATGCCTACCCATTGGATCCAGTTAAGTCACCTCCTCCAACCTTACCTGGGCGCCGGAACAACCTCCAAAACCTCTTCCAATACCACtgccattacctcctcctcctcctcctcctcctcctccccgtccccttCATCCATGCAACCCAGCGGCAAAACACATCGCAAAGTGCTTGAGTCGCCTTCCCCTAAGCCG AGGCGGAGCGCGAGTCCCTTCGGCGCGGCCTCCAACACGGGCGGCACCGACCAGCCCTTCCCCTTCAACGCCCGCCAGGTGGTGCTGTCCAACCTGGTGCCCTACATCATCCTCAACCCGGTCATCAG GTACTTCGTGCACGTCGAGGGGCCGCGCGAAGTGGAAGTGACGCTGGTGGTGATGCCCGTCGAGGAGCACGCGGAGGACTACCTGAAGCGCCGCCGCAACAACGCCACAAAGTCGCCGGCGCTGCTGCGTCGGAGCCACTACCGCCCACAAATCGACGCCATCACGATGGTGGAGCAACAGATGACATGCGGCGCAGTCAAGACCCGCATCACTGCCTCCGCAATGTCCGTCTGCCCCTCCGCCGCCCCCGCCATCGTCAAGGTCAGCTTCTCTGACGTGAAAGTTGTGTCGGATGGGCATGGCCTCCCGGCGGCCAAGGGCGGGCTGAAGCGTGGAGACGTTATCGTCGACCAGAACGCGAGTGGGAAGGCCATGCTGACGGTGGTGGTCCGGGACATCGGAGACTTCCCTGCCCTCCGCCTGGGCCGCGTCACCTCCGGCATGGACGGACTCATTTGCCTCGTCACCACCGAAGACTCGCGGCGGGTGGAGTCCAGCGGCCTGCGGGCCAAGTTCAAGGCAACGGTGAAACGCGAGGAGGAGGCCGTGTACAACGTGGTGTTCGGCATGAACCtgtga